Genomic DNA from Coffea arabica cultivar ET-39 chromosome 7e, Coffea Arabica ET-39 HiFi, whole genome shotgun sequence:
tttaatattatggtatttgtaaaacttaccaACTGTGTAGGTATTGAGCAAAATCCAAGTAGTAATTGACATAcaattttcttgctcaaataGTATAAAGTGACGGTCCTGCACAATGTACTATATTATTGataaactataaaaattaaataaaataaagtgaaaataaattgAATTACCTTTATAATTTCTCACACAAATACCACAGGCTAGCAAAACATTATTTTTTGTAACAGTTTGACGGAAATGTTCACCATCATCAGAACTACTGTCAAACTTCATTTAGCGAATTTTGGTAAgtataaatcaaaatttgcagaatgtaaaatattttaaagatATTGAATCTATTAACTAACCTTTTGTCAAGTAAAAGTATGTCAcacttagttttatcattgatAGATGTTTGATAGTGTGAACCAACAGATACAACTAAACCAATTAAATCTGAAAAAGATCAAAAAGTATAAGTAATACCAGTTCAAATATACAGCTTAAATAGAAGAACAGTTTGACGCAAATGTTCACCATCATCAGAACTACTGTCAAACTTCATTTAGAGAATTTTGGTAAgtataaatcaaaatttgcagaatgtaaaatattttaaagatATTGAATCTATTAACTAACCTTTTGTCAAGTAAAAGTATGTCAcacttagttttatcattgatAGATGTTTGATAGTGTGAACCAACAGATATAACTAAACCAATTAAATCTGCAAAAGATCAAAAAGTATAAGTAATACCAGTTCAAATATACAACTTAAATAGAAGTATGGTTAATTAAGAATGAAATACCTATCAATTGCAAATCATTGTCCATGTGTTGTTCTGTATCTCTTAGTTTGACCAGATTAAACTTGAAACGGGGTATGGTTCCACAATCATCTAAAATATTCACTATCTTTGTATCATTTCCAAATGATAATTGGTACTGATATGGTGCAAGCCGATATTTAAGATCTGCTggaattacatatatattttgaaaccaataTACCTTGCCTTCATGGAGATGATTTGCGAAAATGTTTATTGTAGTGGGAAGGTGGGTGAGGAGTGTTAGTTGGAGTAAGATGTGTAAGGAGTGTTAGTGGGAGTTAATGTCTTGTTTGAGGGGAACGTGGGAGTGCTAGTTAGAGTTAACTTCTTGTTTGAGAGAAACGTGGGGTATAACGTGCccataatattttttatgaaataaattaaatgtaaaatactagaaaaatagaGTTGAGAGTGAGAAGATTTGTGAAGGCTTATTGCTAAAAatcccttctcaaatttatataaataataatatttcaaataatcttctatccaaactatccaaacacactaataTCATCGTTCATAATCAATAATATCATCTCACCTGCTTTCTACAAAATAGcctcttttttattattatattattaaaaaAGGGGTCTGGGCATTGCTAGGCTTTTGATTGAGCTTTAATATCCGACACTCTGACGATGTCGTGGTAATTGAGAAAGCGCAATTGCCTGAATTTACCTCtgaaaataattttcaacaACCGAGCTTCAGAATTTGCCTGAAAAATCCCAGTAATTAGTTCATTCAGACCGGAAGACGATGGTGATGATGATAATGAAGACGATGACGATGCAGAGAAGAGCTTCTTCTGCGGCGATTGTTTCCATTGCTCGGTCTCACGGAGCAGCGGCTTCATTAGGTACTCCTGCTCCTGCAGGTTGTACTACTCTTGCATCATTCCTCTCTGCATTCCCAAACCATAAACCCAATTTGGCTTTTTATTCTGCTATTAGTAGTAAATTTAAGAGCTCTTCTGAAAAAGCTCTGAAATTTCAACCTGAATTAAGGAATGATATTAATAATGTCAACAGTCTTGATGATGCTCTGAGCTTGTTCGAGCGGATGGTCTGGATGAGGCCTCTGCCTTCTGTTATTCAATTCAATCAAATGCTGACTTGTATTGTTAAGATGAAGAATCATTATTCTTCAGTTATTTCCCTTTTTAGAGATATGTGTGTCCAGGGCATTCCTGTTGATGAGGCCACCCTTAATATAATGATTAATTGTTGCTGCGTTGTGGGCCGAGTGGATTTAGCATTTTCTACATTGTCTGGCTTCTTCAAACGTGGTTTTGTTCCTAATGTGGTCACCTTTGGCACTTTACTTAAGGGACTCTTCCGAGACCATAAGGTTCCTGAGGCGCAAGAATTGTTCAAAAAGATAATCAAAGAAAAACTTTGTAAACCCAATGAAACTATGTTGGGGATTGTGATAGATGGGCTCTGTAAGGCAGGAAACACTCAAACAGCCATTGAATTCCTCAGAGCAACGGAAAAACGAGGAAGTCCTTGTAAACCTGATGCAATTATTTACAATACTGTCATTGACAGCTTGTGCAAGGATAAAATGGTTGATGAAGCTCTTGCCCTCTTACAGGAGATGATTGAAAAGGACATTCCCCCGAATGTTGTCACTTACAGTTGTTTGATTCAGGGTCTGTGCAGCTTAAGCAGATGGAAGGATGTTGACAAGCTCTTTGCTGAGATGAAGGCTTATAAAATTGTTCCAAATGTTATTACTTTTAATATAGTGGTGGATGCACTATGTAAGGAAGGGCATATAGAAGATGCTGAAGAGGTAGTCCAGATCATGATCCAGCAAGGTCAAAATCCCGACCTGGTCACATACAATTCGTTAATGGATGGATATTGTTTACAGAGTCGAATAGATGACGCAAGTGGAGTTTTCAATACCATGGTTGCTAGCGGCCTTACACCCGATCTCCATTGCTATGGTATTCTAATAAATGCCTATTACAAGACCAAGAAATTGGAAGCAGCCATGAAGCTCTTTCGAGAGATTCCACATAAAGGTTTAACACCTGGCATTGTTATTTATAACACTGTGTTGCAGGGGTTATTTAGTTCAGGAAGGTATCTTAGTGCACGAGAAATTTTCAACGAGATGCAAGCTTCTGGCATGAAGCCTAATTTTCACACTTACTGCGTGATGTTGGATGGGTTATGCAAGACTGGACATATTGATGAAGCATTGCAGTTATTCCATGCAATGGAAACTGATGGAACAAATCTTCACATAGAAATGTACAATATCATCCTTGATGGGTTGTGCAAAAGCAAGAGGCTCGATAGTGCTCGAGATCTTTTCAACATTCTCTCCCTTAAAGGATTGGACCCTAACGTCATAACATACAACACCATGATTTCTGGCCTGCTTTCAGAAGGTCTGCTCATCGAAGGTAAAGAGCTCATTGTAAAAATGGAAGAGAAGGGTTGCTTGGCAAATAGTGTTACATACAATGTCATTCTGCAAGGACTCCTTAAGGGAGGTCATTATGATGATGCAGTGGTCTATTATGAAGAAATGATTCATAGAGGATTCTTGCTGGATGCATCTACATTTTCCATTTTACTTGATTTATCTGCTGAGAATCAGAACAATCCTTCTGTGCTAATGTTGATGCTGAAGATTGATCCCGATAGCAAGAAGTTCATGGATGGGGGACAAAGAGGACCTTCACATTAGTTGTAACATGTTGGTCCTGCAGTTTTTTGGCTCCTGATGTTTAATTTGCTGGTAGAAATGTTAATAAGGTTCACATTTGATCCTTTTATCACTTATCATCTTTGTTTAGAGGAGGTCTCTTGGTGATATTTTGTGAAATACCTCAGAGAGCATCAGTCTGGTGGAGAAGCCGCATTCCTTAGGCAAGTTCAATTGTTAGGTGTATCAGGTCACAGAAAGTTGGTGCAGTTAATTGGATTTGTACAACTTCTTCTCAAGACTTCTTCTTTACCTTTTCATGGAGAACTTCAATGTGGCATGTCACTTAAGTGGTAACTTGTACAggctctttttcttcatttttcatggGTGTTGGTACTTTAGCTTGCCTTTTAAGTTCAGTTCGGATAATTACTATTTGAATTTGTTGAGTGTAAATATAGTTTGTGATATTCAATTTCTAGAAAAGTTTCAAACTGCATTTCTATAATTTGGAGGAAATTTTTTCATGTAAGAACGATAAAATAGTTACTTTTATTTCAATTGCTAAATGGAGTCAAAAGTTCCACCGGTTCAAAAGTCGACAAACTTTCTAGACCAGTTTCTTGCTTTGGATTCATATTTTGATGTCCATAGTCATAGCCATTGGTTTTTTTCACAGCATTTGACTGAACCCGAACTTTTCAAGTATGATCCAGCAAAAAGTATTCTGATTGTTTTTCCCTTTAATTTTTAATGCTGTACTAAGTTATATAGACATTTAGTGGAAGTGTAGcaaaaatatcattcccttgcAATAACTTAGAATAATTTATCACAGAaattctctgtttttttttttcttcatatatTTCTCCTCATACATAAATCCACTTGGTTGTTGATTAACAATAGACATGATTATGGGATTCTTCAATATTAATATTTGGTTGTTCCTAAGTCGCAATAGTAACTAAAGAAAGGTTTTTATTGCAATACTGTACTTCTAATAGGTCACCATCAGCAATagtcaggaaaaaaaaaaggagagtttTACTGGCTCATCTTATCaaccaatttcttttttcttgttcttgttctttttaGGTGGAGCAGGAGAGGGGTGGAATCTGAATTGCAGAGTGTGAAGATTTGATGTCAACTCAGACTGGATAGAGACAATTAATCAGGTATTAAAATGGATGGAAATAGTCATCATGAATTTTATATGAGAGAAATCAGTTAAAGTGGTTAAGACTATTTCTTAATCACTCTTGGGAACAAATTTGATGGCTCTATAATTATATTTTGTTAAGTAACCTGTGCTTGAAAGTGATGGATTATTTCTGTTGCCTGCGGAAGAAGTAAACTGTCTAGTGACTTATAAACAACATTGAGAAGTGATCTTTTGTTGATCTGCCATATAGCTCTTCCATTCCATGCAGATTTTATTTGTATGGCTTTGATACTGCATGCACTAATTTGCAATGGGGTCATGTGTTGCATCCACCACCTTTCGTCCTGTGGTGGAGGCTTAACTTACTGCTCATAGCTACTGTGGCTGCTACGATTCGTACAAAAACAGAGTACACAAGAGAGAACCTCTGCGGGCAAGCACTGGGTTGCATTTCAAGGAAACCCTGATCTAGATGAACTTTCGTTTAACATCCAATCCAAAGCCAACTTTAATTTAAAAGAGCTTTATCCTGCCATTGATTGGGTTGTGATGCTAGACCAAACCATTTGGGAATTAAATTGGAATTTGGTTGGATGTTGAGCCAAGTTCATCTGAATCGAGGCTGGAATGGATGTCCAATGCCTTGTCGAAGAACTTGAGCCATCCCATGATTTATTTTCAGTAGCACCACCAATATCACACCACCTCCTCCGCAATTGCCTAAGTTTTCGCTTGATTGGGTCTTCTCAAAAATGCAACTCGATTTTTGTTCCTTTGAATATGTTTTGCCTcgtcatttctttttctttgtttcaaaaaatcaaCTTCAAACGAGATCCACTTCTTCAAAAGTAGTGAAAAGATGCAACCTTGATCTcaatattcaaataaataaattagaaGGCTGAACATGTAAAAATATTTCAGGTTTTCAAATCATACAAGATTGAAATCAACAAGTGAACTGAGTAATTTGTGTAACATTAGCACGTAGACCAATCTCATAATTGCAAATCAAATTCTTAAGAGACAAAATTGGATGTTTTAAGAGTTTGAACTCCAAAAAACCACAAATGCAATTTAATTAAGAATTAATCTTTCTTATATTAACACagtaaaggtttttttttttttaatcactaGCCGGTTTTAATGTATGAAACATAGTtcttatttgaatttgaaattttatttttgcacaTATGTGTCATGCATCCACACCTACTAATATAAATGAACCTTTACGTAAACTCATGATGTAGGAAACATTatccaaaaattaattaaatctaTTATGTTACTCATCAATTAACCCTATATTCAATCATACAAAATCATTTATTCCGTTACAAATTAAGTTTGAATATCGAAAGACACTATTTACTAGTGATCTTTCTAAAAATCCTTTAGACTCTTCGTATGATAATTTATTTATGGAAACAACTAATCTTAATCCAATTTTCCATTTATCTATCGCTTCATCTGTATTTTTTACACAGTCTAAATCTAAAAATGTTCTaaaaggaaatatagtttcaggTGTGGTCCTATCTAAAAGTGTATAGCATTCATTATCTAAATAGCCTTTTTGCTTTGCTATGTTCATTAATGATGAAATAAAAGAGTTTCTTGACCAGGTTTGTGCCTAGCATACGAAGATGCGGGTCTACTAGTTGAAACTATACCATTTATGTTTGGGTTTATTTCTGGTTTTGTATTTATCATCAGATCATTAagtttattatttatattttctatTTCAGAATCTGAAAGACAAATAAAATTATCTTCAGACTCACATTTTATTATCTTCAGACAAATAAATAGGTAGACGCCATATGAAGAAGGCAATTGGGAA
This window encodes:
- the LOC113701345 gene encoding uncharacterized protein; amino-acid sequence: MVMMIMKTMTMQRRASSAAIVSIARSHGAAASLGTPAPAGCTTLASFLSAFPNHKPNLAFYSAISSKFKSSSEKALKFQPELRNDINNVNSLDDALSLFERMVWMRPLPSVIQFNQMLTCIVKMKNHYSSVISLFRDMCVQGIPVDEATLNIMINCCCVVGRVDLAFSTLSGFFKRGFVPNVVTFGTLLKGLFRDHKVPEAQELFKKIIKEKLCKPNETMLGIVIDGLCKAGNTQTAIEFLRATEKRGSPCKPDAIIYNTVIDSLCKDKMVDEALALLQEMIEKDIPPNVVTYSCLIQGLCSLSRWKDVDKLFAEMKAYKIVPNVITFNIVVDALCKEGHIEDAEEVVQIMIQQGQNPDLVTYNSLMDGYCLQSRIDDASGVFNTMVASGLTPDLHCYGILINAYYKTKKLEAAMKLFREIPHKGLTPGIVIYNTVLQGLFSSGRYLSAREIFNEMQASGMKPNFHTYCVMLDGLCKTGHIDEALQLFHAMETDGTNLHIEMYNIILDGLCKSKRLDSARDLFNILSLKGLDPNVITYNTMISGLLSEGLLIEGKELIVKMEEKGCLANSVTYNVILQGLLKGGHYDDAVVYYEEMIHRGFLLDASTFSILLDLSAENQNNPSVLMLMLKIDPDSKKFMDGGQRGPSH